The following are encoded in a window of Kitasatospora fiedleri genomic DNA:
- a CDS encoding DUF6113 family protein, translating to MRLPQFLLGTREQRLAEPMPPRGVRIAVYVVLFLLGAAVSVCGAFVQTLWGGFGVVLSLAACAGLFYGGLRATGTKLGAGVALGGWFVVLAVLLAPRPEGDLVLSATPSAYLYLFGGAVLGVVCATLPTRSGFLFGVPAPEPRRPVKDGGR from the coding sequence GTGAGGCTCCCGCAGTTCCTGCTCGGCACCCGCGAGCAGCGGCTGGCCGAGCCGATGCCGCCGCGCGGCGTCCGGATCGCGGTGTACGTCGTGCTGTTCCTGCTCGGCGCCGCGGTGTCGGTGTGCGGAGCTTTCGTGCAGACCCTGTGGGGCGGCTTCGGCGTGGTCCTGTCGCTGGCGGCCTGCGCCGGGCTGTTCTACGGGGGGCTGCGGGCGACCGGCACCAAGCTCGGCGCGGGCGTCGCGCTGGGCGGCTGGTTCGTGGTGCTGGCGGTGCTGCTGGCGCCCCGTCCGGAGGGTGACCTGGTGCTCTCCGCCACTCCGTCCGCGTACCTGTACCTGTTCGGCGGCGCGGTGCTAGGCGTGGTCTGCGCGACCCTGCCGACCCGCTCCGGGTTCCTGTTCGGCGTACCGGCGCCGGAGCCCCGACGGCCCGTCAAGGACGGCGGCCGCTAG
- the mshB gene encoding N-acetyl-1-D-myo-inositol-2-amino-2-deoxy-alpha-D-glucopyranoside deacetylase, giving the protein MTSVPPADSRGLLLVHAHPDDESINNGSTMARYAAEGVRVTLVTCTLGEGGEVIPPELAHLEQGRDNALGAHRIGELAAAMRALGVTDHRFLGGPGRWRDSGMMGVADNDDPSCFWRADVDEAAGLLAGVVREVRPQVLVTYDENGGYGHPDHIQAHRVALRGYELAADPDFRPELGAPWRIAKVYYNRVPRSVIEAALAETAAEAPFEGTAPVEQIPGVVDDKVVTTVLDNAAHAGAKAAAMRAHATQITVDGRHFALSNGLGQPLLATEYYELVRGAPGLGDPETDLFAGVER; this is encoded by the coding sequence ATGACCTCCGTACCCCCGGCCGACTCGCGCGGGCTGCTGCTGGTGCACGCCCACCCCGACGACGAGTCGATCAACAACGGCTCCACGATGGCCCGGTACGCGGCCGAGGGCGTCCGGGTCACCCTGGTGACCTGCACGCTGGGCGAGGGCGGTGAGGTGATCCCGCCGGAGCTGGCCCACCTGGAGCAGGGCCGCGACAACGCCCTGGGTGCCCACCGGATCGGCGAACTCGCCGCCGCGATGCGCGCGTTGGGCGTCACCGACCACCGCTTCCTGGGCGGCCCGGGCCGCTGGCGGGACTCCGGGATGATGGGCGTCGCGGACAACGACGACCCGTCCTGCTTCTGGCGGGCGGACGTGGACGAGGCGGCCGGCCTGCTGGCCGGGGTGGTCCGCGAGGTCCGGCCGCAGGTGCTGGTGACGTACGACGAGAACGGCGGCTACGGCCACCCCGACCACATCCAGGCGCACCGGGTGGCGCTGCGCGGCTACGAGCTGGCCGCCGACCCGGACTTCCGCCCGGAGCTGGGCGCGCCCTGGCGGATCGCCAAGGTCTACTACAACCGGGTGCCCCGCTCGGTGATCGAGGCCGCGCTCGCGGAGACCGCCGCCGAGGCGCCGTTCGAGGGCACCGCCCCGGTCGAACAGATTCCCGGCGTGGTGGACGACAAGGTGGTCACCACGGTGCTGGACAACGCGGCGCACGCCGGGGCGAAGGCCGCCGCGATGCGGGCGCACGCCACCCAGATCACGGTGGACGGACGCCACTTCGCGCTCAGCAACGGCCTCGGGCAGCCGCTGCTGGCCACCGAGTACTACGAGCTGGTGCGCGGCGCGCCCGGCCTCGGCGACCCGGAGACCGACCTGTTCGCGGGGGTGGAGCGGTGA
- a CDS encoding DUF2304 family protein: protein MALSVSAVVLMLVVVVVLVRRSTLKLSHALVCSLLGFYLASSSIAPTIQQVTSNLAGMLNGLDL, encoded by the coding sequence ATGGCTTTGTCCGTCTCCGCCGTCGTGCTGATGCTGGTGGTGGTCGTGGTGCTGGTCCGCCGGTCGACCCTGAAGCTGAGCCACGCGCTGGTGTGCTCGCTGCTCGGCTTCTACCTGGCGTCCAGCTCGATCGCGCCGACGATCCAGCAGGTGACGTCCAACCTGGCCGGGATGCTCAACGGCCTGGACCTCTAG
- a CDS encoding S9 family peptidase, with translation MTTEKPQDTFPRQYARTGRFTAGAPRSFSVTPDGAGVLFLRARGDGRHGNLLWRLDVATGAERVLADPGELLGGGAEELSAAERARRERSRETSAGIVGYTLDAAGRTAAFVLSGRLFAVDTDSGATRELPAATPLLDPRPSPDGTKVAYATPGGELRVTAADGSGDRLLAGPEAAGVSWGQAEFIAQEEMGRDRGHWWAPDGSALLAARVDDTPVRRWWIADPANPGRPPVEVAYPAAGTPNAEVGLWRLGLDGTRTEIRWDRAAYPYLARVHWSAGGPPLLQVQARDQREQLVLEADPATGETTVLVTERDADWLELFAGSPVRRADGQPVRITDRDGARVLTVGERALTDAGLHVRAVLGTDGERVLFTASAGAAEFERRPPGWLGVFEAGPDGVREVGEGALGAVRGGGTTVLTTAHPARPGTTVTVHRAGAEPLVIASHAATPLLAARPVFRFAGERRIPCAVLLPTGYDPDADGKLPVLMDPYGGPHGQRVVRAHNPHLVSQWFADQGFAVIVADGRGTPGHSPGWEKSISRRTAEVSVRDQVDALHALAEQFPLDLGRVAIRGWSYGGYLAAAAVLREPDVFHAAVAGAPVTEHDLYDTHYTERYYGDPRTEPESYRANSLVELAPSLRRPLMIVHGLADDNVVVAHSLRLSTALLAAGRPHTVLPLSGVTHMTPQEQVAENLLLLQVRFLKDALGLA, from the coding sequence ATGACGACCGAGAAGCCGCAGGACACCTTCCCCCGGCAGTACGCCCGCACCGGGCGGTTCACGGCGGGCGCGCCCCGCTCGTTCAGCGTCACCCCGGACGGCGCCGGGGTGCTGTTCCTGCGCGCCCGCGGCGACGGGCGGCACGGCAACCTGCTGTGGCGGCTGGACGTGGCCACCGGCGCCGAGCGGGTGCTCGCCGACCCCGGAGAGCTGCTCGGCGGCGGCGCGGAGGAGCTGTCCGCCGCCGAGCGGGCCCGCCGCGAGCGCAGCCGGGAGACCTCCGCCGGGATCGTCGGCTACACCCTGGACGCGGCCGGGCGCACCGCCGCCTTCGTGCTCTCCGGGCGGCTGTTCGCGGTCGACACCGACAGCGGCGCGACCCGCGAACTGCCCGCCGCCACCCCGCTGCTGGACCCGCGGCCGAGCCCGGACGGCACCAAGGTCGCCTACGCCACCCCCGGCGGCGAGCTGCGGGTGACCGCCGCCGACGGCAGCGGCGACCGGCTGCTGGCCGGGCCGGAGGCGGCCGGGGTCAGCTGGGGGCAGGCCGAGTTCATCGCCCAGGAGGAGATGGGCCGTGACCGCGGCCACTGGTGGGCCCCGGACGGGAGCGCGCTGCTGGCCGCCCGGGTCGACGACACCCCGGTGCGCCGCTGGTGGATCGCCGACCCGGCCAACCCCGGCCGCCCGCCGGTCGAGGTCGCCTACCCGGCGGCCGGCACGCCCAACGCCGAGGTCGGGCTCTGGCGGCTCGGCCTGGACGGCACCCGCACCGAGATCCGCTGGGACCGGGCGGCGTACCCGTACCTGGCCCGGGTGCACTGGTCGGCCGGCGGGCCGCCGCTGCTCCAGGTGCAGGCCCGCGACCAGCGCGAACAGCTGGTGCTGGAGGCCGACCCGGCCACCGGGGAGACCACGGTGCTGGTCACCGAGCGGGACGCGGACTGGCTGGAGCTGTTCGCCGGGTCACCGGTGCGCCGGGCCGACGGGCAGCCGGTGCGGATCACCGACCGGGACGGCGCACGGGTCCTGACCGTCGGCGAGCGGGCGCTCACCGACGCCGGGCTGCACGTGCGCGCGGTGCTCGGGACGGACGGCGAGCGGGTGCTGTTCACCGCCTCCGCCGGGGCCGCCGAGTTCGAGCGCCGCCCGCCAGGCTGGCTGGGCGTCTTCGAGGCCGGGCCGGACGGCGTCCGGGAGGTCGGCGAGGGCGCGCTCGGCGCGGTGCGCGGCGGCGGCACCACCGTGCTCACCACCGCCCACCCGGCGCGGCCCGGCACCACCGTCACCGTGCACCGCGCGGGCGCCGAACCGCTGGTGATCGCCTCGCACGCGGCCACCCCGCTGCTGGCGGCCCGGCCGGTGTTCCGGTTCGCCGGCGAGCGGCGCATCCCGTGCGCGGTGCTGCTGCCCACCGGCTACGACCCGGACGCGGACGGGAAGCTGCCCGTCCTGATGGACCCGTACGGCGGCCCGCACGGGCAGCGGGTGGTGCGGGCGCACAACCCGCACCTGGTGTCGCAGTGGTTCGCCGACCAGGGCTTCGCGGTGATCGTCGCGGACGGGCGCGGCACCCCCGGGCACAGCCCCGGCTGGGAGAAGTCGATCAGCCGGCGCACCGCCGAGGTCTCGGTCCGGGACCAGGTCGACGCGCTGCACGCGCTCGCCGAGCAGTTCCCGCTCGACCTGGGCCGGGTCGCGATCCGCGGCTGGTCCTACGGCGGCTACCTGGCCGCCGCCGCGGTGCTCCGCGAACCGGACGTCTTCCACGCCGCGGTGGCCGGCGCGCCCGTCACCGAGCACGACCTGTACGACACCCACTACACCGAGCGCTACTACGGCGACCCGCGCACCGAACCCGAGTCGTACCGGGCCAACTCGCTGGTGGAGCTGGCCCCTTCGCTGCGCCGGCCGCTGATGATCGTGCACGGCCTGGCCGACGACAACGTGGTGGTCGCACACAGCCTGCGGCTGTCCACCGCGCTGCTCGCGGCCGGGCGCCCGCACACCGTGCTGCCGCTGTCCGGGGTGACCCACATGACCCCGCAGGAGCAGGTCGCGGAGAACCTGCTGCTGCTCCAGGTGCGCTTCCTGAAGGACGCGCTCGGCCTGGCGTGA
- a CDS encoding ABC transporter ATP-binding protein, giving the protein MTTGTGEVAAFRNVSKSYGRVKAVNGLDLVLRPGETVALLGPNGAGKSSSLDLLLGLREPDSGTVELFGGTPRAAIAAGRVGAMLQSGGLMTDVKVREIVELACKVHPRGHGVDEVLTTAGITEIADRRVDKLSGGQEQRVRFALAVAGANDLIVLDEPTTGMDVSVRRQFWEAMRAQADAGRTVLFATHYLEEADSIADRVLVLHKGRLIADGSSAEIKARAGARRIGFELHPSDGGAFDEAVLRALPGTVGLDVSTRADGVRTVRIRSADADAGVAALYKAGLYPRGLEVTSLGLEQAFLTITGEQDRNESEEENAR; this is encoded by the coding sequence ATGACGACGGGAACGGGGGAGGTCGCGGCCTTCCGGAACGTCAGCAAGAGCTACGGCCGGGTGAAGGCGGTGAACGGCCTCGACCTGGTGCTGCGCCCGGGCGAGACGGTCGCCCTGCTCGGCCCCAACGGGGCGGGCAAGTCCAGCAGCCTCGACCTGCTGCTGGGCCTGCGCGAACCGGACAGCGGCACGGTCGAGCTGTTCGGCGGCACCCCGCGCGCGGCGATCGCGGCCGGCCGGGTCGGGGCGATGCTGCAGAGCGGCGGCCTGATGACGGACGTCAAGGTCCGCGAGATCGTCGAACTGGCCTGCAAGGTGCACCCCCGCGGCCACGGCGTCGACGAGGTGCTGACCACCGCCGGGATCACCGAGATCGCCGACCGGCGGGTCGACAAGCTCTCCGGCGGCCAGGAGCAGCGCGTCCGGTTCGCCCTCGCGGTGGCCGGCGCCAACGACCTGATCGTCCTGGACGAGCCCACCACCGGCATGGACGTCTCGGTCCGCCGCCAGTTCTGGGAGGCCATGCGGGCCCAGGCCGACGCCGGCCGCACCGTACTGTTCGCCACCCACTACCTGGAGGAGGCCGACTCCATCGCCGACCGGGTCCTGGTCCTGCACAAGGGCCGCCTGATCGCCGACGGCTCCTCCGCCGAGATCAAGGCCCGGGCCGGCGCCCGCCGGATCGGCTTCGAACTCCACCCCTCCGACGGCGGCGCCTTCGACGAGGCCGTGCTGCGCGCCCTGCCCGGCACCGTCGGCCTGGACGTCAGCACCCGCGCCGACGGCGTGCGCACCGTCCGGATTCGCTCCGCCGACGCCGACGCCGGCGTCGCCGCGCTCTACAAGGCGGGCCTGTACCCGCGCGGGTTGGAAGTCACCAGCCTCGGCCTGGAACAGGCCTTCCTCACCATCACCGGCGAGCAGGACCGCAACGAGAGCGAAGAGGAGAACGCGCGATGA
- a CDS encoding ABC transporter permease: MITLVRLEILRTLRNKRYLMFTVLYPALLYVFFISAYGSGGTVAGGVSVKSYFMVSMATFGAVGAVLTGSAQRISLERKSGWTRQLRLTALPGRAYTLGKIAACAATTLPAILVVFVIGAIEGVDLTAAQWLGLGVALWLGSFVFAALGVALGYAAQPDAIQPVVMIVYMLMALFGGTWFPVSDSLKTYARFNPVYDYNQLASFIHGQGVAGLPIAALAAFLAVFTAAAAYLYRKDAQQA; the protein is encoded by the coding sequence ATGATCACCCTGGTCAGGCTGGAGATCCTGCGCACCCTGCGCAACAAGCGGTACCTGATGTTCACCGTGCTCTACCCGGCGCTGCTGTACGTCTTCTTCATCAGCGCCTACGGCAGCGGCGGCACGGTGGCCGGCGGAGTCTCGGTCAAGTCGTACTTCATGGTCTCGATGGCCACCTTCGGCGCGGTCGGCGCCGTGCTGACCGGCTCCGCGCAGCGGATCTCGCTGGAGCGCAAGAGCGGCTGGACCCGCCAGCTGCGGCTCACCGCCCTGCCCGGCCGGGCCTACACCCTGGGCAAGATCGCCGCCTGCGCGGCCACCACGCTCCCCGCCATCCTGGTGGTCTTCGTGATCGGCGCGATCGAGGGCGTCGACCTCACCGCCGCCCAGTGGCTCGGCCTGGGCGTCGCGCTCTGGCTCGGCAGCTTCGTCTTCGCCGCGCTCGGCGTCGCCCTCGGCTACGCCGCCCAGCCGGACGCGATCCAGCCGGTCGTGATGATCGTCTACATGCTGATGGCGCTGTTCGGCGGCACCTGGTTCCCGGTCAGCGACTCGCTGAAGACCTACGCCCGGTTCAACCCGGTCTACGACTACAACCAGCTGGCCTCGTTCATCCACGGCCAGGGCGTGGCCGGCCTCCCGATCGCCGCGCTCGCCGCCTTCCTCGCGGTCTTCACCGCCGCCGCGGCCTACCTGTACCGCAAGGACGCCCAGCAGGCATGA
- a CDS encoding sensor histidine kinase produces the protein MQTPAPARRPDRNGEDGPDGRWTTYPGAPVDTKRQLMVKLAWTSVWAFYLAYPLQDLATRQHTRSATVAGAVALAVFLAAYLTVVIVRNRRGHPARQYLPLALMAAIAVGTSYTLGESWLTLFTYTSVCAAVTFPGRLGIVGVLATTAVFALVGLTSRADVETMVSIGLPCVLAGLAMLGMQRLVTTMRELREARAAVAHLAASEERLRLARDLHDLLGHSLSLIAIKGELTGRLMDAGKTADARAQVADIEQVARQSLADVRSAVSGFRRPTLPVELAAARTALAASQVALDADPRLAEDHPGLGPEESGVLAWALREAVTNVVRHGAGATRCGVHLDETWEEDGRYAVLEVVDNGPGPGKSAAGNGLSGLGERLAQVGGRLETAAANRGKGFRLRALVPLRPGPSGE, from the coding sequence ATGCAGACGCCCGCACCGGCCCGCCGTCCCGACCGCAACGGGGAGGACGGGCCGGACGGCCGTTGGACCACCTACCCCGGCGCGCCGGTGGACACCAAGCGCCAACTGATGGTCAAGCTCGCCTGGACCTCGGTGTGGGCGTTCTACCTGGCCTACCCGCTCCAGGACCTGGCGACCCGGCAGCACACCCGGTCGGCGACCGTCGCCGGCGCCGTCGCGCTGGCCGTCTTCCTGGCCGCCTACCTGACCGTCGTGATCGTCCGCAACCGCCGCGGCCACCCGGCCCGGCAGTACCTGCCGCTCGCCCTGATGGCCGCGATCGCCGTCGGCACCTCGTACACCCTCGGCGAGTCCTGGCTGACCCTGTTCACCTACACCTCGGTGTGCGCCGCGGTCACCTTCCCCGGCCGGCTCGGCATCGTCGGCGTCCTCGCCACCACCGCCGTCTTCGCCCTGGTCGGGCTGACCAGCCGCGCCGACGTCGAGACCATGGTCAGCATCGGCCTGCCCTGCGTGCTGGCCGGGCTCGCCATGCTCGGCATGCAGCGGCTGGTCACCACCATGCGGGAACTGCGCGAGGCCCGGGCCGCCGTCGCCCACCTCGCCGCCTCCGAAGAACGGCTGCGGCTGGCCCGCGACCTGCACGACCTGCTCGGCCACTCGCTCTCGCTGATCGCCATCAAGGGCGAACTCACCGGACGCCTGATGGACGCCGGCAAGACCGCCGACGCCCGCGCCCAGGTCGCCGACATCGAACAGGTCGCCCGGCAGTCGCTGGCCGACGTCCGCAGCGCCGTCAGCGGCTTCCGCCGCCCCACCCTGCCGGTCGAACTCGCCGCCGCCCGCACCGCGCTGGCCGCCAGCCAGGTCGCGCTCGACGCCGACCCCCGGCTCGCCGAGGACCACCCCGGCCTGGGCCCCGAGGAGTCCGGCGTGCTCGCCTGGGCGCTGCGCGAGGCCGTCACCAACGTGGTCCGGCACGGCGCCGGCGCCACCCGGTGCGGCGTCCACCTCGACGAGACCTGGGAGGAGGACGGCCGCTACGCCGTCCTGGAGGTCGTCGACAACGGCCCCGGCCCCGGCAAGTCCGCCGCCGGCAACGGCCTGTCCGGCCTCGGCGAGCGGCTGGCCCAGGTCGGCGGCCGGCTGGAGACCGCCGCCGCCAACCGCGGCAAGGGCTTCCGGCTGCGCGCCCTGGTCCCGCTGCGGCCCGGCCCCAGCGGGGAATAG